One segment of Nodosilinea sp. PGN35 DNA contains the following:
- a CDS encoding nucleoside deaminase: MADPTSAQLIAHLRRANQVAVAAVAEGHHPFGAILVAPDNATVLLKQGNIDTVNHAESTLLRLASDRYSPDYLWGCTLYTTVEPCAMCAGTQYWANVGRLVYGVSERQLRLLTGNHSDNPTLDVPCRYVFERGQKAIAVWGPIAEVEAEIVALHRSFWRE; encoded by the coding sequence CATCGCCCACCTGCGCCGCGCCAACCAGGTGGCTGTGGCGGCTGTGGCCGAGGGGCACCACCCCTTTGGGGCTATTTTGGTGGCCCCCGACAACGCAACGGTGCTGCTGAAGCAGGGCAATATCGACACCGTCAACCATGCCGAATCGACGCTGTTGCGCCTAGCTAGCGATCGCTACTCGCCCGACTACCTCTGGGGCTGCACTCTCTACACCACGGTGGAACCCTGCGCGATGTGTGCGGGCACCCAGTACTGGGCCAACGTGGGGCGGCTGGTCTATGGCGTTTCAGAACGGCAGCTGCGGTTGCTGACCGGCAACCACAGCGACAATCCCACGCTGGATGTGCCCTGCCGCTATGTGTTTGAGCGGGGTCAAAAGGCGATCGCGGTGTGGGGGCCAATCGCTGAGGTAGAAGCAGAAATCGTCGCTCTCCATCGCAGCTTTTGGCGTGAGTAG
- a CDS encoding MOSC domain-containing protein: protein MTTIGTVESLWCYPVKSMRGVEMSEIFMGFSGIYGDRCYAFKSSTARKGFPYLNANVQQQMLQYQPQYRHPERASQPPNLVEASSIAPGVTPASSDPEDMVLDIVTPTGKTISVDDPELIQLLREGLDDKTQLKLVHSDRALTDCRPISLISLSTIRQIESECSIPIDKRRFRANIYFDFASDESGFAEDNFVGRILRIGSTATVMVLERDPRCRMISLDPDTGEHNPDVSRQVAQAHDNFAGLYCAVLVEGVLKKGDAIELEAG, encoded by the coding sequence ATGACAACTATCGGAACCGTCGAAAGCCTATGGTGCTACCCAGTTAAAAGTATGCGCGGCGTGGAAATGTCCGAAATCTTTATGGGATTTTCTGGTATCTACGGCGATCGCTGCTATGCCTTCAAAAGTTCCACCGCCCGCAAAGGCTTTCCCTACTTAAACGCAAACGTGCAGCAGCAAATGTTGCAGTACCAGCCGCAATATCGCCACCCCGAACGAGCCTCACAACCGCCGAACTTAGTCGAGGCATCAAGCATAGCCCCTGGGGTAACACCGGCTAGCAGCGATCCAGAAGACATGGTTTTAGACATTGTCACTCCCACAGGCAAAACTATCTCTGTCGATGACCCAGAACTGATACAACTACTGCGTGAAGGGCTCGATGACAAGACCCAGCTGAAACTTGTGCATTCAGACCGAGCCTTAACCGACTGTCGCCCGATTTCGTTAATCAGCCTATCCACGATTCGACAAATTGAATCAGAATGCTCAATTCCCATCGATAAGCGGCGGTTTCGAGCAAACATTTACTTCGATTTTGCCTCAGACGAAAGCGGATTTGCTGAGGATAACTTTGTCGGTCGCATTCTACGGATTGGGTCAACTGCAACAGTCATGGTGCTTGAGCGCGACCCACGTTGTCGGATGATTTCCCTCGATCCAGATACAGGCGAGCACAACCCAGACGTTTCGCGGCAAGTTGCCCAAGCCCACGACAACTTTGCCGGACTTTACTGCGCGGTTTTAGTTGAAGGAGTCTTGAAAAAAGGTGATGCGATCGAGCTAGAAGCGGGTTGA